The following are encoded in a window of Schistocerca nitens isolate TAMUIC-IGC-003100 chromosome 9, iqSchNite1.1, whole genome shotgun sequence genomic DNA:
- the LOC126203419 gene encoding mitochondrial fission process protein 1, whose amino-acid sequence MSEIERDIFRDSPLRLLGYSNEVGESFRPLIHVKWVYLSYGIACAYVVADTIDKTYKVFKIPCDNVQQRRRNVKLAAVDTLLWQSFASVIIPGFTINRICAASLLILNNTTKLPKTTRKWITTAVGLACIPFIVKPIDHFVDIVMDRTFRVWISKKS is encoded by the exons ATGTCAGAAATAGAGAGAGACATATTTAGAGATAGCCCATTGAGGCTCTTAG GGTACTCGAATGAAGTTGGTGAATCCTTTCGACCACTAATCCATGTAAAATGGGTATATCTAAGCTATGGGATTGCTTGTGCGTATGTTGTGGCTGATACTATAGATAAAACCTATAAAGTTTTTAAG ATTCCATGCGACAACGTGCAGCAAAGACGGAGAAATGTGAAGTTAGCAGCGGTTGATACTCTTCTTTGGCAAAGTTTTGCTTCCGTAATAATTCCTGGATTTACAATAAACCGTATTTGCGCAGCGTCTTTACTGATTCTTAATAATACAACTAAACTTCCAAAAACCACTAGGAAGTGGATAACAACAGCAGTAGGCCTCGCGTGCATTCCTTTCATCGTGAAGCCAATAGATCATTTTGTAGATATTGTAATGGATCGTACTTTCAGAGTATGGATATCAAAAAAAAGTTAA